The DNA region tgtgtgtgtgtgtgtgtgtgtgtgtgtgtgtgtgtgtgtgtgtgtgcgcacgtgtAACGTTGTGTCGTCTCGTTGCAGGTGATGCCCGCCCCCACGTGACATGATGACATGATGGCCCAGGGAGCGGGCCTGCGGACGCTGCTGGCCCCGCCGCCTCCCGCACGCCACGCCCCGGACAGGCCACCTCTCAGCCGGCGGCCGCGGCCACCCTCGCGTCTCTTCCTTCTAGTGCTTCTGCTGGGGGTGCCGTGGCTGTGCTGGAGCGCCGCCGCGGCAGCCAGCCTGGAGTCTCTCAGGTTCCTGAGGGACTGGTACAATGTTAGCATCTACGAGAACTCGCTGCCCAGGACGCACGTGTCCGGGAAGGAGCTCATGGGCGTGTCCCTCGAGAACCTGCCGCCCACCACCCACGTCACGTACACTATAGCTGACGGGGACACGCACGGCTTCTTCACGGCCGAGTCGGAGGTGGTTGGCGGCGTCGTGGTGCTGCACGTGAGGACAAAAACAGGGTTACGGGACGTACTGAACCGTGAACGGCGGGAGCGGTACAACTTGGTGGTGGAGGCGCAGGCCCGCAGTGCCGTCCGCCGCGGTGCGCCCCTCAAGGCCAGGGCCAACGTGACGGTGCGGGTGCTAGATACGAACGATAACATACCGTTGTTTTTTCCCACGTCGTACCAGGTGAGCGTGGGCGAGGACGCGTCGCTCCACACGCAGCTCCTCTCCGTGACGGCCCACGACGCCGACGACGGCATCAACGGCCAGGTCTACTACCTGCTGCAGGACCACACGTCAAACCTGTTCGCCGTTCACCCGACCAAGGGCGTCCTGAGCATAACACGCCCACTCTCCCACACCTATGGGCGGCCACACAGGATAGCAGTCCTCGCCCAGGACCGCGGGCCGCAGCCACCTAACACGCGGGCCTCCGCCGCGGCGCGAGCCACAGTGGAGGTCCAGGTGTACCAAGTCAACATCCACGCGCCAAGAATCTCGGTCCAGCATCTGCCCCACGTGGTCgagcacgcccacacccacatatACGCCATCATCAAggtggacgacgaggacgagggcgagagTGGCCGCGTGGACCAGGTGGTCATCGTGGCCGGGGACCCCGACAGGCTCTTCAGCGTCACACAGGTCCACGACAAGGAGTACAATCTTGCGGTGCTCAAGCAGCTGGACCGCGAGCTGGCGCCAGAGGGCTACAACCTAACCATCCAGGCCGTCGACTGTGGGACTCCCTCGCGCAGGACGAGAGTCAGCGTCCACGTCAACATTGCCGACGTCAACGACCACGCGCCGGTGTTTGCGCGGGAGCAGTACGAGGAGGCGGTGAGCGAGGAGGCGCCGCCCCAAACCCCCGTGGTGCGGGTGGCCGCCTCGGACACGGACCAGGGCATCAACGGCAGAGTGCTATTCAGGATCGTGGCAGGGAATGAAGACGAAAAATTCTCTATAAACCCTCGCACAGGCCTTATATCAACGGCTGACTGGCTGGACCATGAGCTGACGGCCTACTACAGCctgacggtggcggcggtggaccaGGCCAGCAACGCCCTCAGGAAACAGTCCTCGGCCAAGGTTATAATTAGAATTCTTGACGCCAACGACAACGCGCCTCAGTTCAACACGCCCAACACGGAGGTGACGCTGGACGAGAATGAGCCGACGGGGTCTTACGTCACACGCATGGTCGCCACAGATGCAGACTCGGGAGAGAACCGTTTCCTGTCGTACAGTATTGCCAATCTGGACCAAGTTCCCTTCGTGATTGACCCTTTCGACGGGACAATGCGAACCTCCGCCGTGCTGGACTTCGAGGCCCAGCGAAGAGTCTACACCATCAAAGTTCGTGCGTCGGACTGGGGCACGCCTTTCAAGAGGGAGACGGAGACAACAGTGAAGGTAAAGGTTCGTGACGTGAATGACAACCGGCCGCAGTTCGTCGGCGTGGACTGCAGAGGTTGGGTCTCCGTGGACGCCCCAGTCGGCACCAGTGTCCTTGCTCTCTCGGCTGTGGACCTTGACAACGGAAGCATCATCAGCTACAGGCTACACAATGACATGGACGAAGAGTGCTGGTCCGTTGAGAGTTCGTCGGGTGTGCTGGCTCTCACGTGTGACCTCAGGAAAGTTGTGATGCCTGGTGACCCGCATAAGACGTATGTTCTCAATGTGACGGCCACGGACGGTACCCACGTGTCTGACCCCGCGAGTGTGACGGTCGCGGTGATCACCAAACGCAAAGATGGCCAGGCCGCCCTCAAGCAACACTCCCACGTCGAGTGTCACGAAACGGATATAGGAtcgaaggctgaggaagtggaagCGGCCGCGGCGGAGAACAACGCCGCCGAGGAACACTACGCCCTGTTGCCGCTGCGCTACGGCTTCAACTCCCACCCGCCAGAGCTCCCAGAAAAGTTTCCCAGCATCGTCAAGGTCCGCGAGGATGCGAGTATCGGCACCGAGCTGCTGACTGTGGCGGCGAAGGACCATGACCGGGGCCACAACGGCCGTGTGGTGTACGCCGTCTCCAGCGGTGACACGGACTCGGTGTTCAAGATAGGCTTTGAAACAGGGGTCTTGAAGGTGGTGGCTGAGCTTGATCGCGAGAGGACGCCAGAGTATTTCCTTAACATTACTGTGTATGACCTCGGCGTCCCGCACAGGAGTGTGTCAAGGAATCTCACAGTCAAAGTGGTCGACGTGAATGATAACGCTCCTGAGTTTAATCGTGTGAGCTACAGCCTCCACCTCCCCGAGAACACGCGGAACGGCACCAGCGTGGCTCAGATCACTGCCCAGGACGCGGACGAGGGTCTGAACGCCCAGATAACGTACGAGTTGGTGTCGGATGTGGACGAGTTCACGGTTGACAGAACGACTGGCATTGTGTACATGCTGGGCGGCCTGGACCGTGAGCGGCGGAGTGAGTATGACCTGCGGGTGAGGGCGTGGGACGGCGCGCCCGAACACCCGCAGTCTGCGCTGTCCCGGCTCATGGTGACGGTCCTGGACATCAACGACTGTCTGCCAGACTTCGGTGCCGCCCGCAGCCTCAGGGTTGACATCCCGGAGGACCTGCCGCTGGGCGCGGTGGTGGCGTCCCTGCAGGCCACCGACCCGGACCTAGGCATGGGCGGCCAGCTGACCTACAGCCTCGTCAGCGGCCACGAGTATGTTTTTCGCATCGACGAGAAAACCGGCGTCGTGCGCCTCTCCCAGCCGCTGGACTTTGAGGCGCGGCAGTCCTACAACGTGACGGTCCGGGCCCAGGACGGCGGCAATCCCGCCCTGAGCGCTGACGCCAGCCTCTTCGTCCAAGTCCACGACGTGGATGAAAACTTGGGTCCCCCGATGTTCCCCCAGCGCGTGCTGCGGGCCTGGGTCAAGGAGAACCTGCCCCCCGGCGCTGAGGTCATCACGTTGGAGGCCCGGGATCCCGACACTGACCAGCTGCTGTACGCCATCATCGGCGGGGACGGGCAGGGGTACTTCTCCGTCGACACGCAAGGTGAGTACCCATTTCATGACTTGTGGTAGTTGTCAGCAACATTCCAACCTTTGTGACTCACCGACAAGCCTGTGATATTTGCAGAGTTGAAATTCATGCGGTGAAAATAACTCCACTCTGGGTTTTATATGAATGATGAGTGAATGCTTAGATAAAGATAAGAGTGTATGTAATAAGTGAAAGGGGCACGTTAAGAAGCCTGTAGTCACGCTGCCGCCTCCCCGGCGTGCCCGCGCGGCCCCATGATGGACCGTTCATGCGGGCCGGGGCCAAATCTTCCAGGCTCCGCGGCCCCTAAAGTTGTAATCCTCGAACTGAGCCAAAACTCTTTACATACATCTTGCGTATTTATTTTGCGGAAGTTGATATCTTCCTGGGATACAATGGAGACTTTTGGTTTCGCTTTGGCTTTGCGTCGCTTTCcccaaaaagaatgaaagaatcgtTCTCGTAAAAGGAAGAAATTCAATTAGCAGCCTTAATGGAACGGTGTTTAGAGCCTCAGAGAAACCACGCGACGTACTTGGAGAGACGTAACATGTGAAATCAAGAAAGAGGTAGATAATGCAGATACatacacatagataaatagataggtcgATAGATAGAGAAGGGGGGCAGCCAACAGTGAAGGGAATGGAGCGGCGTCGGGAGGGGAGGGCCGCAGCGAGGGAGGTGCAGCCGCTGTATCTGTCTGGCACGTCTGAAGTTAAGGCGCCGCACCTCACCGTATGCACCGACCTTCATCACGGCCGTGTTTACCCAGCCCCGCCGCGAGTGTTACGGCGGCGGGCGGTACTTTCAGGcggccaaggaagggaagaaagaagaacgggaagacaaacaggacattgaggataccgtcagtgtattacgccaaggaagggaagacagggaggaaaggagaacgggaagacaaacaggacattgaggataccgtcagtgtattacgctaaggaagggaagacagggaggaaaggagaacgggaagacaaacaggacattgtggataccgtcagtgtattacgccaaggaagggaagacagggaggaaaggagaacgggaagacaaacacaacagTAAAGTCCATTCCGTCAGTGCATTGCTTTTGCTcgccaaggaagggaagacagtaaGGAATGTAAAACGCGAAGACAAAAGTAACATCTAGAAAACCGTCAGTCCATTGCTTTTTGCTcgccaaggaagggaagacagtaaAGAGAATGGAGTGTCAGAGCGCGAAGACAAACAAAGCATTAAAGAAACCGTCGTTGAAATGCCTCCTTCCACAGACACAGAAGAACCAGTGACACTTAATCGTACAAGCTATACTATTAcgaagaatatgaaaggaaataTAGCGCTGATCTTTCCGTTATAGATTCACAGCGAGGTTTTGGCAGCATTTATTGTGTGTGATAGAAAACTTGTCTACCTAACATTTAGTATTCGAGGACATAGAATATTTTAGTTACAGATAAAATTACGCAATCATATGAGTGTAGCTACTTCAGTTTCGCAGTAACAATCgacaacaatgtgtgtgtgtgtgtgtgtgtgtgtgtgt from Eriocheir sinensis breed Jianghai 21 unplaced genomic scaffold, ASM2467909v1 Scaffold29, whole genome shotgun sequence includes:
- the LOC126991495 gene encoding fat-like cadherin-related tumor suppressor homolog gives rise to the protein MMAQGAGLRTLLAPPPPARHAPDRPPLSRRPRPPSRLFLLVLLLGVPWLCWSAAAAASLESLRFLRDWYNVSIYENSLPRTHVSGKELMGVSLENLPPTTHVTYTIADGDTHGFFTAESEVVGGVVVLHVRTKTGLRDVLNRERRERYNLVVEAQARSAVRRGAPLKARANVTVRVLDTNDNIPLFFPTSYQVSVGEDASLHTQLLSVTAHDADDGINGQVYYLLQDHTSNLFAVHPTKGVLSITRPLSHTYGRPHRIAVLAQDRGPQPPNTRASAAARATVEVQVYQVNIHAPRISVQHLPHVVEHAHTHIYAIIKVDDEDEGESGRVDQVVIVAGDPDRLFSVTQVHDKEYNLAVLKQLDRELAPEGYNLTIQAVDCGTPSRRTRVSVHVNIADVNDHAPVFAREQYEEAVSEEAPPQTPVVRVAASDTDQGINGRVLFRIVAGNEDEKFSINPRTGLISTADWLDHELTAYYSLTVAAVDQASNALRKQSSAKVIIRILDANDNAPQFNTPNTEVTLDENEPTGSYVTRMVATDADSGENRFLSYSIANLDQVPFVIDPFDGTMRTSAVLDFEAQRRVYTIKVRASDWGTPFKRETETTVKVKVRDVNDNRPQFVGVDCRGWVSVDAPVGTSVLALSAVDLDNGSIISYRLHNDMDEECWSVESSSGVLALTCDLRKVVMPGDPHKTYVLNVTATDGTHVSDPASVTVAVITKRKDGQAALKQHSHVECHETDIGSKAEEVEAAAAENNAAEEHYALLPLRYGFNSHPPELPEKFPSIVKVREDASIGTELLTVAAKDHDRGHNGRVVYAVSSGDTDSVFKIGFETGVLKVVAELDRERTPEYFLNITVYDLGVPHRSVSRNLTVKVVDVNDNAPEFNRVSYSLHLPENTRNGTSVAQITAQDADEGLNAQITYELVSDVDEFTVDRTTGIVYMLGGLDRERRSEYDLRVRAWDGAPEHPQSALSRLMVTVLDINDCLPDFGAARSLRVDIPEDLPLGAVVASLQATDPDLGMGGQLTYSLVSGHEYVFRIDEKTGVVRLSQPLDFEARQSYNVTVRAQDGGNPALSADASLFVQVHDVDENLGPPMFPQRVLRAWVKENLPPGAEVITLEARDPDTDQLLYAIIGGDGQGYFSVDTQGEYPFHDLW